Below is a window of Stigmatopora nigra isolate UIUO_SnigA chromosome 3, RoL_Snig_1.1, whole genome shotgun sequence DNA.
AAGGCGAAACTGGCCTTTTGGTGTCCAAAATTGGAGCGAGAACCCCGTTCTCGGGCTACGCCAAGAACAAGCAGCAGACTGAGAAGAAGAAGCTGAAGGATGTGTTTGTGAAAGGAGACAGCTACTTTAACAGCGGGGATCTTCTCAGGATAGACCACCAGGGATTTATCTACTTTCAAGATCGCATTGGAGACACTTTCAGGTCAGAGAATTACTTGAAACTAGCATTGGATTCTTTTTGGGGTGTAACGATCCAATTAAATGTCATTTCGGTTTGGTTTGTTAAAGAGAGTAGTTACATAAATCTTTGCTatgacaaaatgaaatgaaaaaaatgtgtttgttttttaaaatgcgCTTAGATTGCACTAATCattcaaaaatcagttttatgTAGAAAAAGATAACATAACCGAAAAGGCTgtgcaaaacaaacatgcaaatcAAAACCATTACACCCCCAATTCTTCTACAGTTGTagcttgagatatgagttttaTTAGTTAATGCAAAATGTAGTAGTAGTCCATCAATCTATTCCTTCTTTTATAATGAATCACAGATGGAAAGGAGAAAACGTTGCAACTACAGAAATAGCTGATCATTTGCTCATGCTGGAAAGCATCGAAGAGGTTAATGTCTATGGCGTGAAGGTCCCAGGTAACATTGCATTGttatcatcctcatcctcatcatttATACATGCATTTATGCAGGATACCATACAAGAAATATCTGATGCTCTGCCTATTTTGAATCCCTCATTGACAAATATAACTGAGAATCGCATCATCTAATCGCAGGCAATTATAAAGCCaagatgtatttttcttaatagGACACGAGGGAAGAATAGGAATGGCAGCAATGACCCTCAAAGAAAACATGGACTTTGATGGCCAGGCTGTGTACAAACATGTCAAAAGCTATCTTCCAAGTTACGCGAGACCACGCTTTATCCGCATTCAGGTACATGACATCCTGCCTGCTGACCATATTTCTTACTTCCCTCCAATGATGacacactattaaaaaaaaaagtgaacttgCTCGAAAGTATAGTACACAAAGACCTGATTTGTTTTCCTACAGAATTCGCTGCAGGTGACCGGGACATACAAGCAGCTGAAAGTCAAGCTGGCCGAAGAGGGCTTTAACCCCGAGGTCATTCAAGATCGTTTGCTTTTCCTGGAAGACTGTCAAGGTTACATTCCCATGACTCAGCAGATATTCAACTCCATAGAAGACGGAAAAATCAAACTTTAGTGCCCCTAGATAAATTTTTTAGAATTAAGCCACCCACTGATGCAACAGAgcgttttttaaatcattttaaagaatACAGTAGGAATatattttagtgtgtttttttccccctcaaacatttttaaataaaatggtgtTAGTTTGAGATCAAACTAAGCTATTTAGCGACTGTGCAGAATTGGTGGCCGGTTGAAGTCCGCAATGATAGTCTGACAATATTCTATTCCTATGCAAACATTCAAAAAGTTGATGCGATTTGCTCGCAAAATGTTAGCATTACAAATGCATTATGTTCATCCGGATCAGGCTTATTTACAGCAGATGGCGACCAGGAAAAAGACAATTCTTTGATTGAATAATATTTGAGGAGTCACCAATGCTATTCATTCACTTTATTAAACATATAGCAACTCAATAAAACACAAACGCGTTACAAGTTGCTGTCTCTTTCGCTTCCTTTTATGCTGTCGTCACTTTCCCTTTAGGCTCATGTCAATCTGAACAAATTCCcgtgcaatttttttaaatcctgtaGTGCATTTACATAATATGCTACCAGATAGTGTTTCAGTCATATACTGCCTCCAAAAATAGCTACACTGACAGGTTATAGTTGAACTGAACTGTAGCTAGCAAATGTACttaattggattggaaaaaatggttCAAGCCAGAGCATCATAATACAGATTACGGTCATTTACACAGTTATTCTTTCAGAGTTTGGGAGTGGCACGAGTTTCCATTGGAGTAAGAGATGGCGCCGTGTTTCCATTGGGTGACGGTGCACAGTTTATCCTCCTACAGGTGGAGCTCATGTGTTTTGGCCCCTGTGAGACTTTTATTGAGCAGCACAGATGGTGACGGCTCCCCTGAACCCATTGATTGCAGAAACTGGGAACACTGTTGAACTTGGTCAGCTTTTTCCTTATTTGAGCCGAGGGCATCTCGCCCGGTTTTCCCGCGGAGGCGACCCCCGTGGTGGCTAACGTCGGGGGGACGACTTCATCGTGCGGGCTCAACTTGGTTTCGAAGGCGTAAGCGGTTCTCGGACCGAAGCAACTGTACGGCAGAGGCTCGCTATTGCAGCTCAGGGAACGCATGGGCCTCCTGGTGTGATTCCAAGCTTTGTCTATCCAAAGCTCCACTTGAGCTCTGTCCATTCTTGAAGCCGTCTCTTCGGTCTCTTGAGGCGTGACGCCATTGTTCTCCTCGTCTCCTTTGGCCTTGCCTCCTAATACGTTAGAACGATCGGGAATACGTGTCTCGGCAACTAAATTGGAAGCTATTTTGGTGATGAGGCTCCAGTCCCTGCGGATGTCATCTGCCGTGGTGTACTGCGAGGTCACGGTGAATCGAATGATACGCTTGGTGTGAATGTCTGCCGGAATGAGGTACATGGCACCGGAGCGTGTCAGTCTTCGCAGCAACTCTTGCGTTAAAGCATTACCTCCCTGGatgagaaatgaatgaatgaatgaatgaatgttttcagTAGTTAAAAGGTTTTCGATCATAATCACGTTGTCCTTCACCTTAAAGTGATAAAAGGAACACAGTGCCTTACCTTTGAACAAGGTGTGCCTGGGAAGTTTGTACATCTTAACAATGATTAGCCTTTGTTGAACACGTTGAAGAACTCCAGTTAACTCATCATGTTTATAGTTTACTGCTTCAACCCTAAATTATATACTCACCTTCAGACAGAAAACAACCAGTCCAAGGTATCTCTTGGCAGGAACCTCAAAATTTGGGTCGCTTCTTATCAAGGTCTCCAATAGCTTTGCCATCTCAATACCCTGAAAGGAAAGAGgatttgaataaaatatgatatttgCAATATTCCAAGCCTTGTGAAGAACATCAACTTGAGCTTACATGTCTGATGTGTCCCTGGAGGTTTTTCAGCCCAAAGGAACGCATGACGAACCAAAGTTTCAAAGAGCGGAATCGACGACTGAGTGGAATTTGCCAGTGCTGCACagatgaaaaagacaaaattgaACGGACAGAAAACGAAATATAATGCTGATTAAGTGGTCGTACCATGAAGTCTGTGGCCGCttgtgaattttcatgtctGAGATAAACCGGGTCGACGCTGAACGTCTGTTGGAGTTTCAGTTTGTCCTTGACCCTTCAcccaaacatggaataaacACACAAGTGTTAAGTACAAAAGAAAATGGCTACTGCACACAGTTGATTTCAATTTACCAAAAAGCTGTGCAATCAAAATGAACCATCATCCATTTTGATGGGTTGAAAACAAAGGAGTCTGCAAATTCAATTCCTTCAAGAGACCAGCGAAGTTCTGGACAGAAGTAGGCTGAGCCGGCATATGCGGCATCCACATGGAGCCAAAGTCCCTCTTCTGCACctgcaaaagaaatgcaaaaaaataaaaaataacagaaatatAGTGCTTTAGTTTACCAAAAACTACCATTAACCCTTTCAAGGCCACTAATGCCAAAAACCATCCACACGAATCCAAATGTGTGCTATGGATGACATTTGtcgtcaaatacatttttttagggatgaGTGGGAATGCAGTGTATGAGGTATAAATGaagtaaaatatattgttgccactgctttaaaaaaaaacattaacaaaaacTACATTGTAAAATGTTCTATCCAAAAGAGGGGATTTTTATATGTGCTACAAATGCTATTTACTGAATAATGGGATAAGGTAGaaacaaagttattttttagatGAAAGAAGAGAGTATGAAGCCATACACAATGGTCCCAATTCAGAGAGTGTGTCAAAGGCGCAGACCCCCGTAGTTCCCAAAGTGGCACATAGCTGGTGAAATAGAAACAAAATCAATTAATACAAGCAACATGTAATGCAACTCCATATCAAAAGTCAGTTTCTTTAGTCCACATTCACCAGAAAAGGAACAAGTCCTCTCCTCCTGTCCTCTTGTATCGCCTGTTTCAACATCTCCCCTTTCAGAGACAGATTCTCATccgtgggaagaaaccggatcTTCACTAGCGAGATCTGACCGGCCTTCTCCACCGAAGAGTGCGCCTGAGATCACGATTGACTATCATTTAATTGGAACTGCATCCAAGTGTCACCATCCATCCGTGTACTGACCTGATCTGAAGCATAAGCCACCAGTGTTGAATTCAAGACAGAGTCGTCCATTTCATGGTCCAAATCAGCCCTTAGTTGCTGGATTTTGTCCTTCCTGGCTGCAAGAAGAGCGACCAGTGTGCTCTCGCTGACGGTACTCTTTATGGAGAATGGCAAAACGATGTCATTCGGAGATGCTTGACATGTGAAAAGACGCTTAGGCGAGGTCTACCTGTATTATACCACCTCCTCGGCTTTCGTTGTGGTAATGGAGGAAGAAATGCGGGAGCCCCAAAGCTTTACAAAGCCAATCCATCACATTCATTTCCAATTCTGTGCATGCGGGGCTAGAGGCCTgttttatacaaataaaaatacacataccaatacagaaaatattaaatttaaaaaaaataaattcatattttcttcatgtttggttgtgtttcctgtttttcccatgttttatttaaaagcaCAAGAAATTGTTATCTTTTGTACATAAACTTAAACCAATTCAAAATATGAAAGATATTCAAAAACTATTTGTCCTTAAGAATCTTAAAGCGGAGGATGTTGACAATTTTTGGGTCAACAGtctccaaaaaatacagtgaaaatcccaataaatgtcaatttgttTTATAATTGATTAGTGTTCGATTAATTATCGCGGCCCTAGAGATATATAATGGCCCTTTGAAAGAATGAGGTTGACACCCCTTTATTTGAGGGTCAATCCTGAACTCGAGGGCATTTTCATGCCCAAATCAAGGTCAGAACCCCAAAGTGTCAGGATTTACTTTTTGCCAATTCTGAAATGACCAACAAACATGTAAGACTTCCCCTTTTTCTTTCCTCACCCATGTAAAGCCAACACAGTTAATGGCATCTGCCAACATGTCGCCCAGCATGGAAGGCCACGAAGTCAGACTGGGGTAGTAAGCATGCATGTGAGGACTCTGCC
It encodes the following:
- the hdc gene encoding histidine decarboxylase; the protein is MQAEEYNRRGKELVDYITKYLSSIRQRRVIPDVKPGYMRALLPDTAPAEPEDWERIFNDIEKVIMPGVVHWQSPHMHAYYPSLTSWPSMLGDMLADAINCVGFTWASSPACTELEMNVMDWLCKALGLPHFFLHYHNESRGGGIIQSTVSESTLVALLAARKDKIQQLRADLDHEMDDSVLNSTLVAYASDQAHSSVEKAGQISLVKIRFLPTDENLSLKGEMLKQAIQEDRRRGLVPFLLCATLGTTGVCAFDTLSELGPLCAEEGLWLHVDAAYAGSAYFCPELRWSLEGIEFADSFVFNPSKWMMVHFDCTAFWVKDKLKLQQTFSVDPVYLRHENSQAATDFMHWQIPLSRRFRSLKLWFVMRSFGLKNLQGHIRHGIEMAKLLETLIRSDPNFEVPAKRYLGLVVFCLKGGNALTQELLRRLTRSGAMYLIPADIHTKRIIRFTVTSQYTTADDIRRDWSLITKIASNLVAETRIPDRSNVLGGKAKGDEENNGVTPQETEETASRMDRAQVELWIDKAWNHTRRPMRSLSCNSEPLPYSCFGPRTAYAFETKLSPHDEVVPPTLATTGVASAGKPGEMPSAQIRKKLTKFNSVPSFCNQWVQGSRHHLCCSIKVSQGPKHMSSTCRRINCAPSPNGNTAPSLTPMETRATPKL